Proteins from one Monodelphis domestica isolate mMonDom1 chromosome 6, mMonDom1.pri, whole genome shotgun sequence genomic window:
- the LOC100020713 gene encoding olfactory receptor 4P4-like — MKYRNNITEFVLLGLSQNNKVQILCFILFLFCYVVLLMGNLIIMISILGSKLIDQPMYYFLAYLSLVDVCYTSTVTPKLISDLLVEKKRISYNNCLIQVFTIHLFGAIEIFVLTGMAYDRYVAICKPLHYQVIMSRKRCNIMVIVAFVWAILHSFSQSVLLMLLPFCGPNEINHYFCDVYPLLELACIDTQREGLLVVVSSGMVALVVFIVVMGSYIMILYSLRGHSSESHQKALSTCGSHITVVVLFFGPVLFIYIRPATTFKEDKVFALFYTIIAPMLNPFIYTLKNKDMKNAIMNIWRNNFLRRNLIF; from the coding sequence ATGAAATATAGGAATAACATCACTGAATTTGTTCTCTTAGgactttctcagaataataagGTTCAAATTTTGTGTTTTATCCTATTCTTATTTTGCTATGTGGTTCTTCTAATGGGTAACTTGATAATCATGATATCTATTCTGGGCAGTAAGCTCATTGACCAACCCATGTACTATTTTTTGGCTTACTTATCCCTTGTGGATGTTTGTTACACCTCCACAGTGACACCAAAGCTCATCAGTGATTTGTTGGttgaaaagaagagaatttcCTACAACAACTGCTTAATCCAAGTTTTTACAATTCACTTATTTGGGGCCATAGAAATCTTTGTCCTCACAGGGATGGCCTATGACCGGTATGTGGCCATCTGCAAACCTCTACATTACCAGGTAATTATGAGCAGGAAGAGGTGCAATATAATGGTCATAGTTGCCTTTGTTTGGGCAATTCTGCATTCATTTTCTCAGTCTGTCCTCCTCATGTTATTGCCCTTCTGTGGTCCCAATGAGATAAATCATTACTTCTGTGATGTATATCCGTTATTGGAACTTGCCTGCATTGATACTCAAAGAGAGGGACTCCTGGTGGTTGTCAGTTCAGGGATGGTTGCTTTGGTGGTTTTTATTGTGGTTATGGGTTCATACATTATGATATTATATAGTCTTCGTGGACACTCTTCTGAGAGTCACCAGAAAGCTCTTTCTACATGTGGTTCTCATATCACTGTTGTAGTCTTGTTCTTTGGACCTGTGCTCTTCATTTATATTAGACCAGCCACCACTTTCAAAGAGGATAAAGTGTTTGCTCTTTTTTATACCATCATTGCTCCCATGCTCAATCCTTTCATATATACACTAAAGAATAAAGACATGAAAAATGCAATCATGAATATatggagaaacaattttttaagaagaaatctTATTTTCTAA
- the LOC100020689 gene encoding olfactory receptor 4P4-like — protein MEHRNNVTEFILLGLFNNQEVKEACFVFFLLCYLVILLGNLFILTTIRFSQLSEQPMYFFLSYLSFMDVCFTSTVAPKLIVDLLAQRATISYDNCMTQMFYTHFFGATEIFILVAMAYDRYVAICKPLHYMVIMRRRVCHLFVLVSCIVAFIHSIMQILIVVQLPFCGPNKVDHYFCDVFALLKLACTDTFLIVIVIIGTSGMLALLTFVVLVISYVIILTTLRTQSSKGRHKAFSTCASHITVVLMFFVPLIFTYVPTGNSFSDDKVFALFYTIIAPMFNPLIYSLRNTDMKNAMRKVWLQKLFSKGK, from the coding sequence ATGGAGCATAGAAACAATGTCACTGAATTTATCCTGCTGGGTCTGTTCAATAATCAAGAGGTAAAGGAAgcctgttttgttttctttttgctttgctaTCTTGTGATCTTGCTGGGAAATCTCTTCATCCTGACCACCATAAGATTTAGTCAACTCAGTGAACAGCCCATGTACTTTTTCCTAAGTTACTTATCTTTCATGGATGTCTGTTTCACCTCCACGGTTGCTCCAAAACTAATTGTGGATTTATTGGCTCAAAGAGCAACCATCTCCTATGACAACTGCATGACCCAGATGTTCTATACCCACTTCTTTGGAGCCACAGAGATCTTCATCCTGGTGGCAATGGCCTATGATCGCTATGTTGCCATCTGTAAGCCACTACATTACATGGTCATCATGAGAAGACGAGTATGCCATCTTTTTGTGCTGGTCTCCTGCATAgtggcattcattcattcaatcatgcAAATATTGATTGTTGTGCAGCTGCCCTTCTGTGGCCCTAATAAAGTAGACCATTATTTCTGTGATGTGTTTGCTCTGCTAAAACTGGCCTGTACAGACACTTTCTTGATTGTTATTGTAATAATTGGTACATCAGGAATGCTGGCTCTTTTGACCTTTGTGGTCttggtcatttcttatgtcaTCATACTGACCACCTTGAGGACTCAGTCTTCAAAGGGTCGGCACAAGGCCTTCTCTACCTGTGCATCACACATTACTGTAGTCCTCATGTTCTTTGTGCCCCTCATCTTCACATATGTGCCTACTGGCAATTCTTTCAGTGATGATAAGGTATTTGCCCTCTTTTACACCATCATTGCCCCCATGTTTAACCCTCTCATCTATTCCCTGAGAAACACAGACATGAAGAATGCTATGAGGAAAGTGTGGCTTCAAAAACTGTTTTCCAAAGGGAAATGA